A region from the Triticum aestivum cultivar Chinese Spring chromosome 3D, IWGSC CS RefSeq v2.1, whole genome shotgun sequence genome encodes:
- the LOC123078466 gene encoding small subunit processome component 20 homolog isoform X2: MATPSYAAVKCLNTSSSSRKRFVFKSFTKRVEELDINVYRSIDEVKAEPSSGSSFFLDALVEWRELNTAEDFISFYDEMIPLVQTLPQIVLHREKIFSGLLQRVNMAARLSLEPIFMLIAEFARDILEEFLPFLARHASAILALLSDGGDRDPEILEQVFTSWSRIMMYLQKYLVKDVVQILRITSPLRFFPKDYVREFMAESVSFLLRNARNDQLTEGLRKALFEAAKKSSPIRIDGVTALLWHVMRGTYTKLHSRAGNVMEFLLSKSICTTIDNKFPDGSSTTREVITGVIHRLCNEVDQKELALIYTCLFKEIKSCIKDDCLGHLKHMIDFLTFALENSKQSDMLDKADVLELVKLLIHKYVRPGIRTGEASSSEFLGSILDFLLCVLDVPVISCNLSIIYAPVFELTNLSAVAFMKKLCMKGPQIIKAFESQILSAMDNILETSPEEVLFILLHLFKKATDGVTHDIDGSHLDREKKVYKFCDSNVRLWIEFVDDIVKTGNHSSNLVSAKEAAILWGSVRCYSNVKDAPQDSLAMLNKFIRSLDLLLEVEEDSISGLPKNTWRSLLGAALLSYHELLLVNVGKKSELSFFLSLAKRHSTCPQVLSAVAEYLDSLHGATSLGMMEEFDPQNLLNSFCIFGASLSSPNKNVRVLTLRILSYYAKMDQRLGSDDERPHKRRKAEDSAEVVDTLLVVESTPVSVSTSRKIAIFVSRIQMSLSSNTVHDDYIPLLLHGIIGILYNRFSDLWPPALDCLAVLVSKHKDLVWSQFIQFIAVYQSKGLTVRNQEKLLAVSHPESIIDCFSLYLATDFDYTPLETIATLLLQALQKIPDVAESCSRHVVTLFLNFMGYTDGSITSVDSYMSDKCKGKQWKMILKEWLNLLRAMRNARSLSQSKIIQEILTERVLDESDPDIQAKALDCILNCKDEFLIPYSQNLKNLIGLKTLREELTTWAVSHDSLSIQKCHRSHVVPLVIHVLTPKVRKLKLLGSRKHTGVSHRKAILRFLLQFDAKELQLFFSLLLKSLIPGSLQLEMFSCQSGDLLESISDAVGTSSIICLESLTWKRANGFLHLVEEIFGTFGMTHIGPYLNALLIIVVRLLESCMRNLGNSSDEKDPCKQSNHPDNGCSNDQEADNSIDLNECPNEMTVADDTEASASVKQLKDLRSLCIRIVSLALGRYESHDFGEYFWSTFFASVKPLIDCFRQEAGSSEKPSSLFSCFMVMSQSPKLAPLLGTNNLVPAIFSILTVRTASESITSYALEFVENLLRLDNDLEQQEDHSVKKILAQHMDVLLNSLHDFVNYRKELHRRSGRWLGQRELRLFKLLLNYITDPSAAEHVVDLVLPFFSKKDLNSDECLEALHVVRGIIQNLRHGVCVKIVNALNPLLATVGLEQRLCICDIYDGLSLHESSMPSLARLLRDLNAVSTSELGELDYDMRIRAYDTVQPQLFHGMQEEHIGAILSHCVYDMSSDELIFRQSASRALQSFLGFSASVMNSDPGGSVETATVKPGDNSRNICTKGRIQQILERTYLHNMGTAMSKDISVQKEWIILLREMVYNFDHVPSLNSFRPLCKDDLDEDFFHNIIHLQAGKRSKALSLFRQAIKDTNFSEDVTMKVFVPLFFNMFFDVKAGKGEHVRDVCLDTLSSVAAKVQWEHYRTILMRCFRELSLKPDKQKVILRLICAVLDVFHFMKPATDISSNSDGMIGDSHSSVTFSSTIVSLEKQQYLRKVVFPQVHKLLGADPEKVNVSINLVALKILKLLPVDYFESQLSSIIHRICNFLKNCLESVRDEARSALAASLKELGIGYLQFVVKILRAILKRGYELHVLGYTLHFLLSKTVTAEMNGSLDYCLQDLLSVVESDILGDIAEQKEVEKIASKMKETKKRMSFETLKLIAQSITFRTHSSKLILPISAHLQKHLTPKLRTKLEAMLHSIALGVECNPSTETSNLFIFVYGLVEDTIEGNESQRKKNMESGPGQKNILRMNFLELGESGLQNSYIFTRFALSLLRNRLKSIKLHKEDEQLLSMLDPFVNLLGKCLSSKYESVLSVTFRCLAMLVKLPLPSLKDNANSIKSVLMEIAQRTGNSNGHLVTSCLKLLAHLLRGFRISLSDDQLQMLVRFPIFVDLQTNPSPVALSLLKAIVKRKLVSPEIYDIVVGIGELMVTTQTESIRQQCMQILLQFFLNYPLSGKRLQQHIDFFLTNLSYEHASGREAVLQMLHDILTRFPQRIIDDQGQTFFLHLVVALANEQHQKVSSLIVTAIKKLLGRIGDQGKNSIFEYSLSWYTGEKQNLWSASAQVISLLVGNRSLGIGKHLESILAVAKRIMESSCTASGGVQLDLTGETDLPFWKEAYCSILMMDNLLEHFPELYFKQNTEAIWMTICKLLIHPHLKLRIYSSALVSKYFASVEQRKKEKLDVTSSFLLQPSRLFLIATAFLKQLRMEPSDTAENKKIVHNLAYSICNLHVLVKQTTSSHQFWSSLGSCDHGAFLEGFELLGSRKAKNTFLLCTASCTDVDGSGLDSSEELASFFVSSLLKKMEKIAMQMEDAHMKIVFSCFSTISPKLNTEAEFSTYAVHMLAPLYKVAEGFAGKVISDEVKQSAEVTRDKLRDLIGVEKFVEIYNSVRKDLKAKRESRKQAEKLVAAVDPARHAKRKLRMSAKHREHKKRKITAMKMGRWLR, translated from the exons ATGGCGACCCCGTCGTACGCGGCCGTGAAGTGCCTGAACACGTCCTCTTCCAGCCGCAAGCGCTTCGTG TTCAAGAGCTTCACAAAGCGGGTGGAGGAATTAGACATCAATGTTTACCGTAGCATCGATGAGGTCAAGGCGGAGCCCTCGAGCGGTTCCTCGTTTTTCCTCGATGCTCTGGTGGAGTGGAGG GAGCTGAATACtgcagaagacttcatctcgtttTACGATGAGATGATACCATTGGTGCAGACATTGCCACAAATCGTATTGCACCGTGAGAAAATATTTTCTGGGCTGCTACAACGAGTAAATATGGCGGCACGATTGTCCCTCGAGCCAATATTCAT GTTAATTGCAGAATTCGCCAGGGATATTCTAGAGGAATTTTTGCC GTTTCTAGCAAGACACGCTAGTGCTATTTTGGCTCTCCTTAGTGATGGGGGTGATCGTGACCCTGAAATCCTGGAGCAG GTCTTCACATCTTGGTCACGCATAATGATGTACTTGCAGAAGTATCTAGTAAAAGATGTTGTTCAGATTCTCAG GATCACATCTCCGCTGAGATTTTTCCCAAAGGATTATGTGAGAGAATTTATGGCTGAATCTGTTTCATTTTTGCTGAGGAATGCACGTAACGATCAACTAACAGAAG GTTTAAGGAAAGCTCTGTTTGAGGCTGCTAAAAAATCGTCACCTATACGGATAGACGGGGTGACTGCGTTGTTGTGGCACGTAATGAGAGGAACTTACACAAAGCTTCACTCAAGAGCTGGAAATGTCATGGAGTTCTTGTTGAGCAAGTCAATATGTACCACTATCGACAATAAATTCCCAGATG GGTCTTCTACTACTCGTGAGGTCATAACTGGTGTTATCCATAGATTATGCAACGAAGTGGATCAGAAAGAGTTGGCGTTGATATATACTTGCTTGTTTAAAGAAATCAAAAGCTGCATTAAGGATGACTGTTTGGGGCACTTGAAACACATGATTGATTTTCTTACATTTGCTCTAGAAAACAGCAAGCAGAGTGATATGCTTG ACAAGGCTGATGTTCTTGAACTTGTTAAGTTGCTGATTCATAAGTATGTTAGGCCTGGTATCAGGACAGGAGAAGCTTCTTCATCTGAGTTTCTTGGGAGTATCTTGGACTTTCTTCTTTGTGTTTTGGATGTTCCAGTTATTTCTTGCAATTTATCCATCATATACGCCCCTGTATTTGAACTAACCAATTTGAG TGCGGTTGCCTTTATGAAAAAGCTTTGCATGAAAGGGCCACAAATTATAAAAGCTTTTGAGAGTCAGATACTGAG TGCAATGGATAATATTCTTGAGACTTCACCCGAGGAAGTTCTCTTTATCCTTCTGCATTTATTTAAGAAAGCAACAGATGGAGTAACTCATGACATTGATGGTAGTCATCTTGATCGGGAGAAGAAAGTGTACAAGTTCTGTGATTCAAATGTCCGTTTATGGATAGAGTTTGTAGATGATATAGTCAAGACAGGCAATCATTCGAGTAATCTGGTCAGTGCAAAGGAAGCTGCTATACTATGGGGATCTGTTCGCTGCTACTCAAATGTTAAAGACGCCCCTCAAGATAGTTTAGCAATGCTGAATAAGTTTATTCGCAGCCTTGATCTGTTACTTGAGGTGGAAGAAG ATAGCATTAGTGGTCTTCCGAAGAATACCTGGAGAAGTCTACTCGGTGCAGCATTATTATCGTACCATGAACTACTGCTGGTTAACGTCGGTAAAAAATCAGAATTAAGTTTCTTCCTATCTCTTGCCAAGAGGCACAGCACATGTCCGCAAGTACTCTCTGCTGTAGCTGAATATTTGGATTCCCTACATGG AGCAACTTCCCTGGGGATGATGGAAGAATTCGATCCACAGAATCTCTTGAATTCATTCTGTATCTTTGGTGCTAGCTTGAGCAGTCCAAATAAGAATGTCCGGGTTTTGACATTGAGGATTTTATCTTATTATGCAAAGATGGATCAACGCCTAGGCTCAGATGATGAGCGGCCACATAAGAGGCGGAAAGCAGAAGATTCTGCAGAG GTTGTCGATACTCTTCTCGTTGTTGAATCAACTCCAGTTTCAGTATCTACTAGCCGCAAAATTGCTATCTTTGTTTCTCGGATACAAATGAGTCTATCTTCTAATACGGTTCATGATGATTACATACCTCTTCTCTTGCATGGGATTATTGGCATCTTATACAATCGATTTAGTGATCTGTGGCCACCAGCACTGGATTGTCTTGCTGTCCTTGTTAGCAAACACAAGGATCTTGTCTGGAGTCAGTTTATTCAGTTTATTGCAGTTTATCAGTCAAAGGGTCTAACCGTGAGAAACCAAGAGAAGCTGCTAGCTGTGTCCCACCCAGAAT CTATTATTGACTGCTTCAGCTTATATCTTGCTACGGATTTTGATTATACACCCCTTGAGACGATTGCTACACTATTGCTTCAAGCCCTCCAAAAGATACCTGATGTTGCTGAGTCTTGCTCTCGACATGTTGTAACATTATTTCTAAACTTCATGGGCTATACCGATGGCAGCATCACTAG TGTTGATTCATATATGTCTGACAAGTGTAAAGGCAAACAATGGAAAATGATTCTAAAAGAATGGCTGAACTTGTTGCGAGCAATGCGCAATGCTCGATCACTGTCCCAGAGCAAGATTATTCAGGAAATATTAACTGAAAG GGTCCTTGATGAGAGTGATCCTGATATACAAGCAAAAGCATTGGATTGCATTCTGAACTGCAAGGATGAATTCCTAATCCCATACAGTCAAAACCTTAAGAATCTGATCGGCTTGAAAACTCTCCGTGAAGAACTCACCACGTGGGCAGTTTCACATGACTCTTTGTCTATCCAGAAATGTCacagaagtcatgttgttcctttggtTATTCATGTGTTAACACCTAAAGTAAGAAAACTGAAGCTGCTTGGTTCTCGAAAG CACACGGGGGTTAGCCATCGAAAGGCCATTCTCCGTTTCCTTCTGCAGTTTGATGCAAAGGAGCTTCAGCTCTTTTTCTCGTTACTACTAAAGTCCTTGATCCCTGGGAGCCTTCAACTTGAAATGTTCTCTTGTCAGTCTGGCGACCTACTTGAAAGTATTTCTGATGCCGTGGGAACTTCGTCCATCATCTGTCTAGAGAGTCTTACATGGAAAAGGGCAAATGGTTTTCTTCATTTAGTTGAAGAGATTTTTGGTACTTTCGGCATGACACATATAGGTCCATATCTTAATGCTCTATTGATCATTGTTGTTCGGTTGCTGGAGAGTTGCATGCGGAATCTTGGAAACAGCAGCGATGAGAAAGATCCTTGTAAACAATCAAATCACCCTGATAATGGTTGTTCCAATGACCAGGAAGCTGACAATTCCATAGATCTGAATGAATGCCCAAACGAGATGACAGTAGCCGACGATACTGAG GCAAGTGCCTCAGTCAAGCAGTTAAAGGATCTTAGGTCCTTATGTATTCGAATCGTTTCCTTGGCACTTGGTCGGTATGAAAGTCATGACTTTGGAGAATACTTCTGGAGTACTTTTTTTGCTTCTGTGAAACCTCTGATTGACTGCTTCAGACAAGAGGCTGGCAGTAGTGAGAAACCGagctctttattttcttgcttcATGGTTATGAGTCAGAGCCCAAAATTAGCACCACTATTAGGGACTAATAACCTTGTACCGGCTATATTTTCTATTTTGACTGTGAGGACTGCATCAGAATCTATCACCTCCTATGCACTTGAGTTTGTTGAGAATCTATTGAGGCTGGATAATGATTTGGAGCAGCAAGAAGATCACTCGGTGAAGAAAATTCTTGCTCAACATATGGATGTTCTTCTCAACAGTCTCCATGATTTTGTTAATTATCGCAAAGAACTTCACAG GAGATCTGGGAGATGGCTTGGGCAACGTGAACTTAGGTTGTTTAAACTATTGCTAAATTACATCACAGATCCTTCAGCTGCAGAGCATGTTGTAGATCTTGTCCTTCCGTTTTTTAGTAAGAAGGATTTGAACTCTG ATGAGTGTCTGGAAGCTCTACATGTTGTAAGGGGAATAATACAAAATCTACGACACGGTGTGTGTGTAAAAATTGTAAATGCACTCAATCCATTGCTTGCGACTGTTGGACTCGAGCAGCGGCTATGTATCTGTGATATTTATGATGGGCTTTCATTGCATGAGTCTTCAATGCCCTCTCTG GCTCGGTTACTGCGAGATCTGAATGCGGTTTCAACCTCAGAACTAGGTGAACTAGATTATGACATGAGAATCAGAGCATATGATACGGTTCAGCCGCAGTTATTTCACGGCATGCAAGAAGAACATATAGGTGCCATATTATCTCACTGCGTGTATGATATGTCATCCGACGAGCTAATTTTCCGGCAAAGTGCATCCAGGGCTCTTCAATCATTCCTGGGATTCTCTGCATCAGTTATGAACAGTGACCCCGGTGGCTCTGTTGAAACAGCCACTGTTAAACCTGGAGACAATTCCAGAAACATTTGCACGAAAGGCCGTATTCAACAAATATTAGAGAGAACTTACCTTCATAATATGGGAACAGCGATGTCTAAAGACATATCAGTTCAAAAG GAGTGGATCATTTTACTTCGGGAGATGGTCTATAATTTTGATCATGTACCATCCTTAAACTCCTTCAGGCCTCTCTGTAAAGACGATCTGGATGAAGATTTTTTCCACAACATAATTCATTTACAG GCTGGTAAAAGATCCAAAGCGTTATCTCTTTTCAGGCAGGCAATCAAAGATACCAACTTTTCAGAG GACGTGACTATGAAAGTCTTTGTTCCACTGTTTTTCAATATGTTTTTTGATGTCAAAGCTGGGAAGGGTGAACATGTAAGAGATGTATGTTTGGATACACTTTCTTCTGTTGCTGCCAAAGTGCAGTGGGAGCATTACAGAACAATATTGATGAGATGCTTCCGCGAGTTGAGTCTCAAGCCTGATAAGCAGAAAGTCATTTTGAGGCTAATATGTGCTGTGTTAGATGTGTTCCATTTCATGAAACCCGCAACTGATATCTCGAGTAATTCTGATGGTATGATTGGAGATTCTCATTCTTCCGTTACATTCTCCTCAACCATAGTCTCTTTGGAGAAGCAACAATACCTGCGAAAGGTAGTATTTCCACAGGTCCATAAGTTATTAGGAGCCGATCCAGAGAAAGTCAATGTAAGCATAAACCTGGTAGCACTCAAAATACTCAAGTTACTACCGGTGGATTATTTTGAGTCACAACTTTCAAGCATCATACATCGAATCTGCAACTTTCTCAAGAATTGTCTTGAAAGCGTACGTGATGAAGCAAGGTCAGCTTTAGCTGCATCGCTTAAGGAACTTGGGATTGGTTACCTGCAGTTTGTGGTCAAGATATTGAGGGCGATACTGAAAAGGGGTTACGAGCTACATGTTCTGGGCTACACCCTTCATTTTTTATTATCAAAAACTGTGACTGCTGAGATGAATGGTAGTCTTGACTATTGCTTACAAGATTTGTTGTCTGTAGTTGAGAGTGATATACTTGGAGATATTGCGGAACAAAAGGAAGTTGAGAAAATTGCCTCCAAAATGAAAGAGACAAAGAAGAGAATGTCATTTGAGACTCTTAAGTTGATTGCTCAGAGTATTACATTCAGGACACATTCTTCGAAATTAATCTTGCCAATTTCTGCACATCTTCAGAAGCACCTTACTCCAAAATTAAGAACGAAACTTGAGGCGATGTTACACAGTATAGCCTTGGGGGTTGAGTGCAACCCATCAACTGAAACCTCAAACTTATTTATATTTGTTTATGGCCTTGTTGAGGATACCATTGAAGGGAATGAATCTCAGCGCAAAAAGAATATGGAATCTGGTCCTGGTCAAAAAAACATTCTCAGAATGAATTTCCTAGAACTTGGCGAGAGTGGGTTACAAAATTCCTATATATTTACCAGGTTTGCACTTTCTTTGCTGCGCAATCGGTTGAAGAGCATCAAGCTGCACAAGGAAGATGAGCAACTATTGTCTATGTTAGATCCTTTTGTCAACCTTCTGGGAAAATGCCTGAGTTCCAAGTATGAAAGTGTCCTTTCTGTCACTTTTAGATGTCTTGCCATGTTGGTGAAACTTCCTTTGCCATCTCTCAAGGACAATGCAAATTCTATCAAGAGTGTACTAATGGAGATTGCTCAGAGAACTGGAAATTCTAATGGCCATTTGGTCACATCTTGTTTGAAACTACTTGCTCATTTGCTTAGAGGATTTAGGATTTCACTTTCAGATGATCAACTCCAGATGCTTGTCCGTTTCCCTATTTTTGTTGATCTCCAGACAAACCCATCACCTGTTGCCTTGTCGCTTCTGAAAGCAATTGTCAAAAGAAAATTGGTTTCCCCTGAGATTTATGATATTGTAGTTGGGATAGGAGAATTGATGGTTACAACTCAAACAGAGTCTATACGTCAGCAATGTATGCAAATTCTATTACAGTTTTTTCTAAATTACCCACTCTCAGGGAAGCGCTTACAACAGCATATTGATTTTTTCCTGACAAACCTGAG TTATGAGCATGCATCAGGAAGAGAAGCGGTGCTCCAAATGCTCCATGATATTCTTACCAGATTCCCTCAGAGGATTATTGATGACCAGGGTCAAACTTTTTTTCTTCATCTGGTAGTTGCCTTGGCAAATGAACAGCACCAGAAGGTGTCTTCTTTGATTGTCACAGCAATCAAGAAGCTGTTAGGGCGCATTGGTGATCAGGGAAAGAATTCTATTTTTGAGTACTCTCTTTCCTGGTACACTGGTGAAAAACAGAATTTGTGGAGCGCTTCAGCCCAG GTTATTAGTCTACTTGTTGGGAATCGCTCATTAGGAATTGGTAAACATCTTGAAAGTATTTTGGCTGTTGCGAAGCGAATAATGGAATCTTCTTGCACCGCTTCTGGAGGAGTACAACTAGACTTAACTGGGGAAACTGATCTGCCATTTTGGAAAGAGGCTTACTGTTCTATTCTAATGATGGATAACTTACTTGAACACTTTCCAGAGTTGTATTTCAAACAAAATACAGAG GCGATATGGATGACAATTTGCAAGCTGCTGATACATCCCCATTTGAAGTTACGCATTTATTCTAGCGCTCTGGTATCCAAGTATTTTGCTTCAGTAGAGCAGAGGAAAAAAGAGAAGTTGGATGTCACATCATCGTTCCTTCTCCAACCAAGCAGGCTATTCctaattgctactgctttcttgaaACAGTTGAGGATGGAGCCAAGTGATACTGCAGAAAATAAGAAAATTGTACACAATCTTGCATACTCAATCTGTAACTTGCATGTGTTGGTTAAGCAAACAACTTCATCGCATCAGTTTTGGTCTAGCCTTGGTTCTTGTGATCATGGTGCCTTCCTCGAGGGTTTTGAATTGCTTGGTTCAAGAAAAGCAAAGAACACATTTCTCCTCTGCACTGCCTCTTGCACTGACGTAGATGGATCTGGCCTTGACAGCAGTGAAGAACTTGCATCTTTCTTTGTTTCTTCTCTCCTGAAGAAAATGGAAAAAATTGCAATGCAGATGGAGGACGCACAT ATGAAGATCGTGTTCAGTTGTTTCAGTACGATTTCACCAAAACTAAACACTGAAGCTGAATTTTCAACCTATGCTGTTCACATGTTGGCCCCATTGTACAAAGTTGCTGAAGGATTTGCTGGGAAAGTCATCAGTG ATGAAGTTAAGCAGTCAGCAGAGGTGACCAGGGACAAACTACGTGATCTCATTGGTGTTGAGAAATTTGTGGAAATTTACAACAGTGTCCGGAAGGACCTGAAAGCAAAGAGGGAGAGCAGAAAGCAGGCTGAGAAGCTTGTTGCAGCGGTCGACCCAGCGCGGCACGCCAAGAGGAAGTTGCGTATGTCTGCCAAGCACCGAGAACACAAGAAGCGGAAGATAACAGCGATGAAGATGGGAAGGTGGTTGAGGTAG